Within Thalassotalea euphylliae, the genomic segment GTTTTGTGGAAACGTTCACAGATACCATTTGTCTGCGGTGACATCGCTTTCGTTTTTGTATGATCGATATCATTTATTGCTAGATAAAGCTGGTAATCATGATGTTCAACCTTGCCACAATACTCAGTGCCTCGGTCTGTGAGAATGCGTAACATTGGTAGCTCGTGCTGCTCGAAGTAAGGCAAAACCTTGTCGTTGAGTATGTCAGCAGCAGTGATTGGCGTTTTCGTTGTGTAGAGCTTGGCAAATGCAACCTTGCTGTAAGTATCAACGAACGTCTGCTGGTAGATACGGCCAACACCTTTTAGATTACCCACATAAAACGTGTCCTGTGAGCCTAGGTAGCCCGGATGAGCCGTTTCTATCTCGCCACAAGCTTCATCATCGTTCTTTTTCTTCTCAAGTGCAGCAACTTGAGCATCGGTGAGAATGATGCCGTCGTTAGCGACTTTCTCTTCAAGCGCTTTCAGCCGTTTTTTGAAGTTTTCTAAGTCATGGCGCAACCAGATTGAACGCACGCCACTGGCAGATACAAATACGCCTTGCTTACGAAGTTCATTGCTGGTTCTGACTTGGCCGTGCGCGGGGTATTCAATGGCATAATCCATTACTGCTTTTTCGGTTTTTTCATCAACACGATTTTTTATATTTGGTTTTCGGCGGGACTTATCAATAAGCGCATCAATGCCGCCATCTTCAGCCAGCTCTTGATAACGATAAAATGTATCTCGTGATACGCCCATCACTTTGCAAGCTCTGGATACATTACCAAGTTCTTCAGCTAGGTTGAGCAAACCTGCTTTGTGTTTAATGATTGGATTGTTAGTATGAAGCATGAGAGTTACCTCTTTGTTTGTTTTGATTAAAGATTCAGCACCTTTATCAAAACGGGTAACTCTCTACTTTTCAAGAAGATGTGTCAGATCTTGTCTGAACTAATTCAGATAAAACCTATTTTATGAATCAAGAAAACGTCTAGGGTAGTCTGGTCGATTCAGTTTCTATCTCGCCACAAGCTTCATCATCGTTCTTTTTCTTCTCAAGTGCAGCAACTTGAGCATCGGTGAGAATGATGCCGTCGTTAGCGACTTTCTCTTCAAGCGCTTTCAGCCGTTTTTTGAAGTTTTCTAAGTCATGGCGCAACCAGATTGAACGCACGCCACTGGCAGATACAAATACGCCTTGCTTACGAAGTTCATTGCTGGTTCTGACTTGGCCGTGCGCGGGGTATTCAATGGCATAATCCATTACTGCTTTTTCGGTTTTTTCATCAACACGATTTTTTATATTTGGTTTTCGGCGGGACTTATCAATAAGCGCATCAATGCCGCCATCTTCAGCCAGCTCTTGATAA encodes:
- a CDS encoding IS481 family transposase; this encodes MLHTNNPIIKHKAGLLNLAEELGNVSRACKVMGVSRDTFYRYQELAEDGGIDALIDKSRRKPNIKNRVDEKTEKAVMDYAIEYPAHGQVRTSNELRKQGVFVSASGVRSIWLRHDLENFKKRLKALEEKVANDGIILTDAQVAALEKKKNDDEACGEIETAHPGYLGSQDTFYVGNLKGVGRIYQQTFVDTYSKVAFAKLYTTKTPITAADILNDKVLPYFEQHELPMLRILTDRGTEYCGKVEHHDYQLYLAINDIDHTKTKAMSPQTNGICERFHKTILQEFYQVTFRKRLYGSLEELQKDLDEWMVYYNNDRTHQGKMCCGRTPLETLLDGKSIWAEKNLAQI